From the genome of Brienomyrus brachyistius isolate T26 chromosome 8, BBRACH_0.4, whole genome shotgun sequence, one region includes:
- the si:ch211-218o21.4 gene encoding actin-associated protein FAM107A: MRSASSTSTGGTRQAINAASQSNAGPPTAAHTNTHHLSTGAVKPRLFVSGPPANPVKVSRTHQELHKELLLAHKKGLVVCRRPELQLVLERRRKEQTEKEEGEQNRSPLERVLLQRQQINQEKEKQLEKTKEDPQLLEFLRVRENLKKIHSRHMNEHSGR; this comes from the exons ATGAGATCTGCCAGCAGCACCAGTACCGGCGGGACCAGGCAGGCCATCAACGCCGCATCGCAGTCTAATGCCGGCCCCCCCACTGCCGCTCACACCAACACTCATCACCTCAGCACAG GTGCTGTCAAACCTCGGCTTTTTGTCAGCGGCCCCCCAGCTAATCCTGTCAAGGTGTCCAGGACACACCAGGAGCTGCACAAGGAGCTTCTCCTGGCACACAAAAA GGGCCTGGTGGTCTGCAGGAGACCAGAGCTGCAGCTGGTACTGGAGCGACGGAGGAAGGAGCAGACTGAGAAGGAGGAGGGTGAGCAGAACCGGTCCCCCTTGGAGCGCGTCTTGCTTCAGAGGCAGCAGATAAACCAAGAG AAGGAGAAGCAActggagaagaccaaagaggaTCCCCAGCTGCTGGAGTTTCTAAGGGTTCGAGAAAACCTCAAGAAGATCCACTCAAGGCACATGAACGAGCACAGTGGGAGATAA
- the zgc:162200 gene encoding protein bicaudal D homolog 2 isoform X1, producing MLEEDDIAGGASDRALRAELERLSLELQEANEEKLQAARYGLAVLEESAALRSRHSQLEEEHEVLRREVQQLREALADSVSSHKRAAADGESREESLLEETANKEAAMALRLEELKAELQQNHVTLTNVHAENDRLGALSSQLKKECEHLEEEKDHLCSEVKEYKLREVRLLQDNGELEEENILLQKQVSMLRENQVEFEALKLELVHKQEKQDMLRAQLEEAARLKEITERQLDEALEALKEEREEKNSLRREISSLAFQHCSVSSTLELHPDRLGDSPNSGEQEDQDSGYNNGQGSVGPVCRGSHLAPAPGLVSDLLSELHHSESQDLKQQLLQAERENSALSSTVQDLQRQLTLSQEVFTEQQGRMEALTQSLEVLQKGVSREPVLSVESRGGNHHGNEEVPQLREELRETRALHEALEGRYRNEKERWRGEAQELAEKIRRCIRASRLDQQRILELETEIAATRKVAMDSEGHLAVAREELLALSEELANLYHHVCACNNLTPNRVTLDYYREGVRQRRPHHHGPLGKTHPADPSAGTGDSSASCPGSPTMDVLDSSNVCSLVVLIRRQMRYLQATIELCQQRGTLTSPWSHVSFEMERDAGGFLEEILKLKSMLSTKREQIATLRTILKANKQTAEVALANLKTKYEAEKSLVSETMLKLRNELKALKEDAATFSSLRVMFTSRCDQYVTQLDTMQKRLAAAEDEKKTLNSLLRMAIQQKLVLTQRLEDLEMPDNSLSSSGSPRHSRDKLCALRSGRASRSPCESPGRPPRKSPLSSPARTASAPPIGPCSTSHTRTLSRCLHSSPR from the exons ATGCTGGAGGAGGACGACATCGCTGGCGGCGCCAGTGACCGCGCCTTGAGAGCAGAGCTGGAGCGGCTGAGcctggagctgcaggaggcCAACGAGGAGAAGCTTCAGGCAGCCCGGTATGGCCTGGCTGTCCTGGAGGAGAGCGCCGCCCTGAGGAGCAGGCACagccagctggaggaggagcacGAGGTCCTCCGGCGGGAAGTGCAGCAGCTCAGAGAG gcgcTGGCGGACTCCGTGAGCAGCCATAAGCGAGCAGCGGCTGACGGGGAGAGCCGCGAGGAGAGCTTGCTTGAGGAGACGGCCAACAAGGAGGCGGCCATGGCACTTCGCTTGGAGGAGCTGAAGGCCGAATTGCAGCAGAACCATGTGACGCTGACTAATGTTCACGCCGAGAACGACAGGTTGGGGGCGCTCTCCAGCCAGCTGAAGAAG GAGTGCGAGCAcctggaggaggagaaggaccaTCTGTGTAGTGAGGTGAAGGAGTACAAGCTACGGGAGGTGAGACTGCTGCAGGACAACGGCGAGCTGGAGGAAGAGAACATCTTGCTGCAGAAGCAGGTCTCCATGTTGAGGGAGAACCAG GTGGAATTTGAGGCCCTGAAGCTGGAGCTGGTCCACAAGCAGGAGAAGCAGGACATGCTAAGGGCCCAACTGGAGGAGGCGGCACGGTTGAAGGAGATCACGGAGCGCCAGCTGGATGAGGCGCTGGAGGCCCTGAAGGAGGAGCGAGAGGAGAAGAATAGTCTGCGTAGGGAGATCTCCAGCCTGGCGTTCCAGCACTGCAGCGTCTCCAGTACGTTGGAGCTGCATCCGGACCGGTTGGGGGACTCCCCAAACAGTGGGGAGCAGGAAGACCAGGACAGTGGTTACAACAATGGCCAAGGCTCTGTGGGTCCAGTCTGCCGTGGCTCCCACCTCGCACCAGCCCCGGGCCTGGTGTCTGACCTGCTAAGCGAGCTGCACCACTCGGAGAGCCAAGACCTTAAACAGCAACTGTTGCAG GCTGAAAGGGAGAACTCGGCCTTGTCCAGCACCGTGCAGGACCTGCAGAGGCAGCTGACCCTTTCCCAAGAGGTCTTCACTGAGCAGCAGGGCAGGATGGAGGCGCTGACCCAGAGCCTAGAAGTCCTGCAGAAGGGCGTCAGCCGGGAGCCGGTCCTGTCTGTGGAGAGTCGGGGCGGGAACCACCATGGCAACGAGGAGGTGCCACAGCTGCGGGAGGAGCTGAGGGAGACGAGGGCACTGCATGAAGCACTGGAGGGCCGCTACCGCAACGAGAAGGAGCGGTGGAGAGGCGAGGCACAAGAGCTGGCCGAGAAGATCCGCAGGTGCATCCGGGCCAGCCGGCTGGACCAGCAGCGCATCCTGGAGCTAGAGACGGAGATTGCCGCCACCCGGAAGGTGGCCATGGACTCTGAGGGCCACCTCGCTGTGGCCCGGGAGGAACTACTGGCCTTATCAGAGGAGCTGGCCAACCTCTATCACCATGTTTGTGCCTGCAACAACCTCACACCCAACCGTGTCACACTGGACTATTACCGTGAGGGTGTTcggcagcgtcggccacaccacCATGGCCCCCTGGGCAAGACCCACCCCGCAGACCCCTCCGCCGGCACTGGGGACTCCTCAGCCAGCTGCCCAGGTTCCCCCACGATGGACGTTCTTGATTCGAGTAACGTGTGCAGTCTGGTGGTGCTGATTCGCCGCCAGATGAGATACCTCCAG GCCACCATTGAGCTGTGCCAACAGCGGGGAACATTGACCTCCCCGTGGTCCCACGTGTCCTTTGAAATGGAGCGGGATGCGGGGGGCTTCCTAGAGGAAATCCTGAAGCTCAAATCCATGCTCAGCACCAAAAGGGAGCAGATTGCAACCCTCAGGACCATCCTGAAGGCCAACAAACAG ACGGCAGAGGTGGCCTTGGCAAACTTGAAGACTAAATACGAAGCGGAGAAGAGCTTGGTGTCGGAGACCATGCTGAAGCTGAGGAACGAGCTGAAGGCCCTCAAGGAGGACGCAGCCACCTTCTCGTCGCTCCGCGTCATGTTTACCAGCAG ATGTGACCAGTATGTGACCCAGCTGGACACTATGCAGAAACGGCTGGCTGCTGCTGAGGACGAGAAGAAGACCCTGAACTCGCTGCTCCGCATGGCCATCCAGCAGAAGTTGGTGCTGACTCAGAGGCTGGAGGACCTGGAGATGCCCGACAATTCCCTCAGCAGTAGCGGCAGCCCCCGCCACTCCCGGGATAAGCTGTGTGCCCTCAGGTCTGGCCGGGCCTCTAGAAGCCCATGTGAAAGCCCTGGTCGGCCCCCAAGGAAAAGCCCTCTCTCCAGTCCAGCCAGGACAGCTAGTGCCCCGCCCATTGgcccatgcagcaccagtcacaCTCGGACACTCTCCCGGTGTCTACATTCCAGCCCG AGATAG
- the apex2 gene encoding DNA-(apurinic or apyrimidinic site) lyase 2, with the protein MKIVTWNINGIRTFKGGIKKALESLDADIICLQETKVTRDLLNEKTAIIEGYNSFFSFSRGRSGYSGVATFCRDSATPVAAEEGLTGLLTNHDGAVGCYGDQNDFDDEELQSLDNEGRAVITQHRVRCESREETLTVVNVYCPRADPEKPERRIFKLRFCKLLQIRAEALLGAGSHVIVLGDINTSHKPIDHCDPDEIDNFEENPGRKWLNSFIVGESKEEEEKDDKENEDEEYRLESQMAGRKFVDMFRYFHPTREGAFTCWSTLTGARQTNYGTRIDYIFADQALAQTQFLETDIMPEVEGSDHCPVWGHLNCSLLPSPRCPPLCTRYMPEFAGRQQKLSRFLVKVDQQTPSDSKDPLPGSQESGEICENIKPIEGTPSCTKRKAVVPEPHGTKGKKSKMSNSLLKPQGSLLAFFKPRSNPADPLCSADAEKNEEPAPTLVTVDKPQPTTDRPAAIQGMGLTGGREASSRVRGSGKSEDSNSEEAGTQASLGFWRTVLRGPPQPPLCKAHEEPCVLRTVKKAGPNLGRQFFVCSRPQGHASNPEARCNFFAWVDKGK; encoded by the exons ATGAAGATCGTCACCTGGAACATTAACGGCATACGGACTTTTAAAGGCGGGATTAAGAAGGCGTTAGAGTCACTGGACGCCGACATAATCTGCTTGCAAGAGACGAAAGTGACGC GAGATCTGTTGAATGAGAAAACTGCCATTATAGAGGGATACAACTCTTTCTTCAGCTTCAGTCGAGGTCGAAGTGGGTATTCAG gGGTGGCAACATTCTGCAGAGACAGTGCCACTCCAGTTGCTGCAGAGGAGGGATTGACAGGACTGCTGACCAATCACGATGGAGCTGTAGGATGTTACGGAGACCAGAATGACTTTGATGATGAGGAGCTACAGTCACTAGATAATGAGGGAAGAGCCGTCATCACACAGCACAGAGTGAG GTGTGAGAGCCGTGAAGAGACGCTGACGGTGGTGAACGTGTACTGCCCCCGGGCTGATCCAGAGAAACCAGAGCGGAGAATCTTCAAGCTGCGCTTCTGTAAGCTGCTTCAGATCCGGGCTGAGGCTCTCttaggagcagggag CCATGTGATTGTTTTGGGCGACATTAACACCTCCCACAAGCCGATAGATCACTGTGACCCTGACGAGATC GATAATTTTGAGGAGAATCCTGGGAGGAAATGGCTGAACAGCTTTATAGTTGGAGAAagtaaggaggaggaggagaaggatgaCAAGGAAAATGAGGATGAAGAGTACAGACTGGAGTCTCAAATGGCTGGCAGGAAATTTGTGGACATGTTCCGGTACTTTCACCCGACACGTGAAGGTGCCTTCACATGCTGGTCCACTCTCACAGGGGCCCGGCAGACTAACTATGGAACAAGGATTGATTACATCTTCGCTGACCAAGCCCTGGCCCAGACCCAGTTCCTAGAGACTGACATAATGCCAGAGGTGGAAGGGTCCGACCACTGCCCCGTGTGGGGCCACCTGAACTGTTCCCTCCTGCCTAGTCCCCGATGTCCGCCACTATGCACCCGCTACATGCCCGAGTTTGCAGGCAGGCAGCAAAAACTGTCCCGTTTTCTGGTCAAAGTGGACCAGCAGACCCCAAGCGACTCCAAAGACCCTCTGCCTGGTTCCCAAGAGTCAGGGGAGATTTGTGAAAACATCAAACCCATTGAGGGCACCCCAAGCTGCACAAAAAGGAAAGCAGTGGTACCAGAACCGCATGGCACCAAGGGGAAGAAGAGCAAGATGTCCAATAGCTTGTTAAAGCCCCAGGGGAGCTTGTTGGCGTTTTTCAAACCCAGATCGAATCCGGCTGACCCACTGTGCTCGGCAGACGCAGAGAAGAACGAGGAACCAGCACCAACTTTAGTGACTGTAGATAAACCGCAGCCTACCACAGACAGACCAGCAGCCATTCAAGGTATGGGATTGACCGGCGGCAGGGAGGCCTCTAGTAGGGTTCGTGGTAGTGGTAAGAGTGAGGACAGCAATAGTGAAGAAGCAGGTACCCAGGCGTCGCTGGGATTCTGGCGGACTGTTCTGCGAGGCCCGCCACAGCCGCCACTTTGCAAGGCTCACGAGGAACCCTGCGTGCTGAGAACGGTTAAGAAGGCGGGGCCAAACCTGGGCCGCCAGTTCTTCGTGTGTTCCAGGCCACAGGGACACGCCTCCAACCCAGAAGCACGCTGTAACTTCTTTGCTTGGGTGGACAAGGGCAAATAG
- the zgc:162200 gene encoding protein bicaudal D homolog 2 isoform X2, with protein sequence MLEEDDIAGGASDRALRAELERLSLELQEANEEKLQAARYGLAVLEESAALRSRHSQLEEEHEVLRREVQQLREALADSVSSHKRAAADGESREESLLEETANKEAAMALRLEELKAELQQNHVTLTNVHAENDRLGALSSQLKKECEHLEEEKDHLCSEVKEYKLREVRLLQDNGELEEENILLQKQVSMLRENQVEFEALKLELVHKQEKQDMLRAQLEEAARLKEITERQLDEALEALKEEREEKNSLRREISSLAFQHCSVSSTLELHPDRLGDSPNSGEQEDQDSGYNNGQGSVGPVCRGSHLAPAPGLVSDLLSELHHSESQDLKQQLLQAERENSALSSTVQDLQRQLTLSQEVFTEQQGRMEALTQSLEVLQKGVSREPVLSVEVPQLREELRETRALHEALEGRYRNEKERWRGEAQELAEKIRRCIRASRLDQQRILELETEIAATRKVAMDSEGHLAVAREELLALSEELANLYHHVCACNNLTPNRVTLDYYREGVRQRRPHHHGPLGKTHPADPSAGTGDSSASCPGSPTMDVLDSSNVCSLVVLIRRQMRYLQATIELCQQRGTLTSPWSHVSFEMERDAGGFLEEILKLKSMLSTKREQIATLRTILKANKQTAEVALANLKTKYEAEKSLVSETMLKLRNELKALKEDAATFSSLRVMFTSRCDQYVTQLDTMQKRLAAAEDEKKTLNSLLRMAIQQKLVLTQRLEDLEMPDNSLSSSGSPRHSRDKLCALRSGRASRSPCESPGRPPRKSPLSSPARTASAPPIGPCSTSHTRTLSRCLHSSPR encoded by the exons ATGCTGGAGGAGGACGACATCGCTGGCGGCGCCAGTGACCGCGCCTTGAGAGCAGAGCTGGAGCGGCTGAGcctggagctgcaggaggcCAACGAGGAGAAGCTTCAGGCAGCCCGGTATGGCCTGGCTGTCCTGGAGGAGAGCGCCGCCCTGAGGAGCAGGCACagccagctggaggaggagcacGAGGTCCTCCGGCGGGAAGTGCAGCAGCTCAGAGAG gcgcTGGCGGACTCCGTGAGCAGCCATAAGCGAGCAGCGGCTGACGGGGAGAGCCGCGAGGAGAGCTTGCTTGAGGAGACGGCCAACAAGGAGGCGGCCATGGCACTTCGCTTGGAGGAGCTGAAGGCCGAATTGCAGCAGAACCATGTGACGCTGACTAATGTTCACGCCGAGAACGACAGGTTGGGGGCGCTCTCCAGCCAGCTGAAGAAG GAGTGCGAGCAcctggaggaggagaaggaccaTCTGTGTAGTGAGGTGAAGGAGTACAAGCTACGGGAGGTGAGACTGCTGCAGGACAACGGCGAGCTGGAGGAAGAGAACATCTTGCTGCAGAAGCAGGTCTCCATGTTGAGGGAGAACCAG GTGGAATTTGAGGCCCTGAAGCTGGAGCTGGTCCACAAGCAGGAGAAGCAGGACATGCTAAGGGCCCAACTGGAGGAGGCGGCACGGTTGAAGGAGATCACGGAGCGCCAGCTGGATGAGGCGCTGGAGGCCCTGAAGGAGGAGCGAGAGGAGAAGAATAGTCTGCGTAGGGAGATCTCCAGCCTGGCGTTCCAGCACTGCAGCGTCTCCAGTACGTTGGAGCTGCATCCGGACCGGTTGGGGGACTCCCCAAACAGTGGGGAGCAGGAAGACCAGGACAGTGGTTACAACAATGGCCAAGGCTCTGTGGGTCCAGTCTGCCGTGGCTCCCACCTCGCACCAGCCCCGGGCCTGGTGTCTGACCTGCTAAGCGAGCTGCACCACTCGGAGAGCCAAGACCTTAAACAGCAACTGTTGCAG GCTGAAAGGGAGAACTCGGCCTTGTCCAGCACCGTGCAGGACCTGCAGAGGCAGCTGACCCTTTCCCAAGAGGTCTTCACTGAGCAGCAGGGCAGGATGGAGGCGCTGACCCAGAGCCTAGAAGTCCTGCAGAAGGGCGTCAGCCGGGAGCCGGTCCTGTCTGT GGAGGTGCCACAGCTGCGGGAGGAGCTGAGGGAGACGAGGGCACTGCATGAAGCACTGGAGGGCCGCTACCGCAACGAGAAGGAGCGGTGGAGAGGCGAGGCACAAGAGCTGGCCGAGAAGATCCGCAGGTGCATCCGGGCCAGCCGGCTGGACCAGCAGCGCATCCTGGAGCTAGAGACGGAGATTGCCGCCACCCGGAAGGTGGCCATGGACTCTGAGGGCCACCTCGCTGTGGCCCGGGAGGAACTACTGGCCTTATCAGAGGAGCTGGCCAACCTCTATCACCATGTTTGTGCCTGCAACAACCTCACACCCAACCGTGTCACACTGGACTATTACCGTGAGGGTGTTcggcagcgtcggccacaccacCATGGCCCCCTGGGCAAGACCCACCCCGCAGACCCCTCCGCCGGCACTGGGGACTCCTCAGCCAGCTGCCCAGGTTCCCCCACGATGGACGTTCTTGATTCGAGTAACGTGTGCAGTCTGGTGGTGCTGATTCGCCGCCAGATGAGATACCTCCAG GCCACCATTGAGCTGTGCCAACAGCGGGGAACATTGACCTCCCCGTGGTCCCACGTGTCCTTTGAAATGGAGCGGGATGCGGGGGGCTTCCTAGAGGAAATCCTGAAGCTCAAATCCATGCTCAGCACCAAAAGGGAGCAGATTGCAACCCTCAGGACCATCCTGAAGGCCAACAAACAG ACGGCAGAGGTGGCCTTGGCAAACTTGAAGACTAAATACGAAGCGGAGAAGAGCTTGGTGTCGGAGACCATGCTGAAGCTGAGGAACGAGCTGAAGGCCCTCAAGGAGGACGCAGCCACCTTCTCGTCGCTCCGCGTCATGTTTACCAGCAG ATGTGACCAGTATGTGACCCAGCTGGACACTATGCAGAAACGGCTGGCTGCTGCTGAGGACGAGAAGAAGACCCTGAACTCGCTGCTCCGCATGGCCATCCAGCAGAAGTTGGTGCTGACTCAGAGGCTGGAGGACCTGGAGATGCCCGACAATTCCCTCAGCAGTAGCGGCAGCCCCCGCCACTCCCGGGATAAGCTGTGTGCCCTCAGGTCTGGCCGGGCCTCTAGAAGCCCATGTGAAAGCCCTGGTCGGCCCCCAAGGAAAAGCCCTCTCTCCAGTCCAGCCAGGACAGCTAGTGCCCCGCCCATTGgcccatgcagcaccagtcacaCTCGGACACTCTCCCGGTGTCTACATTCCAGCCCG AGATAG